The proteins below come from a single Malus domestica chromosome 03, GDT2T_hap1 genomic window:
- the LOC114824050 gene encoding alpha,alpha-trehalose-phosphate synthase [UDP-forming] 1-like, with product MVPTRTDVPEYQKLTSQVHEIVGRINGRFGTLTAVAMRHLDRSLHLHALCALYAVTDETSDSLCLMFFLQATEMCENAVELCTFVPFIVINLLVENIVL from the exons atggtgccaacaagaacagATGTTCCAGAGT ATCAAAAACTTACAAGCCAGGTTCATGAAATTGTTGGGAGAATTAATGGCAGATTTGGAACTTTGACAGCTGTCGCAATGCGTCACCTG GATCGTTCACTCCACCTTCATGCATTGTGTGCACTATATGCTGTAACTG ACGAAACATCTGACTCCCTGTGCTTGATGTTCTTCCTTCAAGCTACTGAAATGTGCGAGAATGCAGTTGAGTTGTGCACTTTCGTCCCTTTTatagtaattaatttattagttGAAAACATTGTACTTTGA